In one Candidatus Angelobacter sp. genomic region, the following are encoded:
- a CDS encoding rRNA adenine dimethyltransferase family protein has protein sequence SAEVLAIEKDHRLIELLRERFAEAGHLTLARDDALDYVRSKQRNWSDWKLVANLPYSVASPILVELAQATGCPERIVATLQLEVVQRLMAKPGDKDYGVLTLLVQLRYEPHEWFKIPASCFFPAPDVDSACVTLVRRAQPLLNEAEAETFTRIVKRAFSQRRKMMFKLLKEEWPEEGLARAFERFSFSHQARAETIGLHQFVELACDLHHYE, from the coding sequence ATCCGCCGAAGTGCTCGCCATCGAAAAGGATCATCGACTGATCGAACTGCTTCGCGAAAGGTTCGCCGAAGCTGGACACCTGACGCTGGCGCGCGACGACGCGCTGGACTATGTGCGGTCGAAGCAGCGCAATTGGTCTGACTGGAAACTGGTGGCCAACCTCCCCTACTCGGTCGCCTCACCCATTCTGGTCGAACTGGCGCAGGCAACGGGTTGTCCGGAACGCATCGTGGCAACGCTTCAACTCGAAGTCGTGCAGCGGCTGATGGCGAAGCCCGGGGACAAGGACTACGGTGTTTTGACGCTGCTCGTTCAGCTTCGTTACGAACCCCACGAATGGTTCAAGATTCCCGCGAGTTGCTTCTTCCCCGCCCCGGATGTGGATTCAGCGTGCGTCACTCTGGTCCGGCGCGCGCAGCCGCTGTTGAACGAGGCGGAGGCCGAGACGTTCACGAGAATTGTGAAGCGGGCATTTTCCCAGCGCCGGAAGATGATGTTCAAGTTGCTGAAAGAGGAGTGGCCGGAGGAAGGATTAGCACGCGCCTTCGAACGATTCAGTTTTTCGCATCAGGCCCGAGCAGAAACGATCGGCCTTCACCAGTTCGTAGAACTCGCGTGCGATCTCCACCATTATGAATGA
- a CDS encoding NUDIX domain-containing protein, which yields MNEEIFDVVNDRDEVVDQKPRSEIHRLKLKHRAVHVLVFNSRGELFLQKRSMKKDCFPGTWDSSASGHLDSGESYDACAVRESKEELGLSLAQTPGRLFKIDACAETGWEFIWIYRCRSEGPFVLHPDEIDRGDWFTVPALDRWLAEKPGEFASGFVLIWREMIRRRLVAVQV from the coding sequence ATGAATGAAGAAATCTTCGATGTGGTCAACGACCGCGACGAGGTCGTCGATCAGAAGCCGCGGAGTGAGATTCATCGGCTGAAGTTGAAGCACCGCGCGGTGCACGTGCTGGTGTTCAACTCCAGGGGCGAGCTGTTTCTCCAAAAGCGTTCGATGAAGAAGGATTGCTTTCCGGGCACCTGGGACTCGTCGGCCTCGGGCCATCTCGATTCCGGCGAAAGCTACGACGCTTGCGCGGTGCGCGAGTCAAAGGAAGAACTCGGGCTGAGCCTCGCGCAAACACCCGGGCGCCTGTTCAAGATCGACGCCTGCGCGGAAACCGGTTGGGAATTCATCTGGATTTACCGCTGCCGCTCGGAAGGACCGTTCGTTCTGCATCCGGACGAGATCGATCGTGGCGACTGGTTCACGGTACCGGCGCTGGACCGCTGGCTGGCGGAAAAACCCGGCGAGTTCGCGAGCGGTTTCGTGTTGATCTGGCGGGAGATGATCCGACGACGGCTGGTCGCTGTTCAGGTTTGA
- a CDS encoding 2-phosphosulfolactate phosphatase, producing MTRSIEVLFSPAEFAALAQRDLSQTACVVLDILRATTSMMTALAHGAEAIIPVGEIAEALAVRQQRPDALLAGERNGARIRADQTGGVDFDFGNSPREFQADKVRGKTIIMTTTNGTRAIRACARADTVLIGSFLNLRAVAHWIRRELPTHLILVCSGTHDQAALEDTLAAGALCERLWPYYASGQVADSAEIARRIYPLLQADLLGAMKHSRNGQRLLNHPDWRADVYFCVQRETLNFVAGLGEGGAVRKFAFESSSDTAVYARPQT from the coding sequence ATGACCCGAAGCATTGAAGTGCTCTTTTCTCCCGCGGAATTCGCCGCGCTGGCTCAACGCGATTTGAGCCAGACGGCGTGTGTGGTGCTGGACATCCTGCGCGCGACCACCTCGATGATGACCGCGCTGGCCCATGGCGCCGAGGCCATCATTCCGGTGGGAGAAATTGCCGAGGCGCTTGCCGTCAGACAACAGCGCCCGGACGCGCTTCTGGCCGGCGAACGCAACGGCGCGCGGATTCGCGCCGACCAGACCGGCGGCGTGGATTTTGACTTTGGCAATTCCCCGCGCGAGTTTCAGGCCGACAAGGTGCGCGGCAAGACCATCATCATGACCACGACCAATGGCACGCGCGCGATTCGCGCCTGCGCCCGCGCCGACACCGTCCTGATCGGCTCATTTCTCAACCTGCGGGCCGTGGCGCACTGGATTCGGCGCGAATTGCCGACGCATCTGATTCTGGTGTGCAGCGGCACACACGACCAGGCCGCGCTGGAGGATACGCTTGCCGCGGGCGCGCTCTGCGAACGTCTCTGGCCCTATTACGCTTCGGGCCAGGTCGCTGACTCGGCTGAAATTGCGCGCCGGATCTACCCCTTGCTTCAGGCCGATCTTCTCGGCGCGATGAAGCATTCCCGCAACGGCCAGCGATTGCTCAACCACCCGGACTGGCGTGCCGACGTTTATTTCTGCGTGCAGCGCGAGACGTTGAATTTTGTCGCGGGTCTCGGCGAAGGCGGCGCTGTGCGCAAGTTCGCGTTCGAGTCCTCGTCGGACACGGCGGTTTACGCGCGGCCTCAAACCTGA
- a CDS encoding DNA glycosylase, protein MTVSSTRSRYSNVAASDDAPRAARGTIFPVHDYDLATTLTSGQVFRWELRDRCWEGVIGQRWVRLRADGAAIIAETADPVTDWRWLADYLQIGISLGGVLATFPGDEPMRAAVAACRGLRLLRQDPWECLASFIFSSTKQIVQIRQIVALLCERFGEPVAVPDGRRPAFAFPAPQRVAAADESELRACKMGFRAPNLRAAARKIVEGEVDLGRLATAPTGAARDELMRLPGVGRKIADCVLLFAYGFQDAFPVDVWVMKALQHFYFPRRRVALQLLQKFATSHFGPYAGYAQQYLFHYARVHAKLKE, encoded by the coding sequence GTGACCGTATCTTCCACCAGATCCAGATATTCGAATGTCGCGGCCTCCGATGACGCCCCGCGCGCGGCTCGCGGGACGATTTTTCCTGTTCACGACTATGACCTCGCCACCACGTTGACGTCCGGCCAGGTTTTTCGCTGGGAACTGCGCGACCGGTGTTGGGAGGGCGTCATCGGCCAGCGCTGGGTGCGCCTGCGCGCGGACGGCGCGGCGATCATCGCCGAGACCGCAGACCCGGTCACAGACTGGCGCTGGCTCGCCGATTATTTGCAGATCGGGATCAGTCTGGGCGGCGTACTGGCCACGTTTCCCGGGGATGAACCGATGCGTGCCGCTGTGGCCGCCTGTCGCGGGTTGCGTCTGCTGCGGCAGGATCCGTGGGAATGTCTAGCGTCTTTCATTTTTTCCTCCACGAAGCAAATCGTTCAGATTCGTCAGATCGTCGCCCTGCTTTGCGAACGTTTCGGTGAACCCGTGGCGGTGCCGGACGGTCGCCGCCCGGCATTCGCCTTCCCCGCGCCGCAACGCGTTGCCGCCGCGGATGAGTCCGAACTGCGGGCTTGCAAAATGGGTTTCCGTGCGCCCAATCTACGCGCTGCGGCCCGAAAAATTGTGGAAGGCGAAGTGGATTTGGGTCGGCTCGCGACAGCGCCCACCGGAGCCGCGCGCGACGAATTGATGCGGTTGCCGGGTGTTGGTCGAAAGATCGCCGATTGCGTTTTGCTCTTTGCGTATGGTTTCCAGGATGCCTTTCCGGTGGACGTCTGGGTCATGAAAGCGCTGCAACACTTCTACTTTCCACGGCGCCGCGTCGCGTTGCAGCTTCTGCAAAAATTCGCGACCTCGCATTTCGGCCCGTACGCGGGTTACGCGCAGCAGTATTTGTTTCACTACGCTCGCGTCCACGCAAAACTGAAGGAATGA
- a CDS encoding glycosyltransferase family 39 protein — MMSSIQSLDVALFRFINLTLSNPLFDRAMPFFSGNSLFVPLLILAAAILVCREGVRGRICLIMLVLAVCLGDPLIVNTIKHAVGRLRPFNDISDAVTRVGRGGSFSMPSAHAANWFAATMVMFVYYRRSVFFMLPLAALVGFSRIYNGVHYPTDVIVGALLGMSYGALLVFALDASWRWAGQRWFPLWWQRLPSLRNPGSRAESPDTDIEQTPAASQESSVDQHWLRFGYALIGLLLFVGLAYIASGKIELSEDEAYQWLWSKHLALSYYSKPPLIAYTQFLGTWLWGDNEFGVRFFSPVIAAILSVMLLRFFAREASARLGALLVMVATATPLLAIGSTLMTVDPLTVLFWTAAMISGWRAVQLDSMRHWLWTGLWMGLGFLSKYSSPLQWLCWAVFFVLWKPARAQLKRPGPYLALLVNAVCTLPVLLWNARHGWITMTHLSERGGLDGEWHPTMRYLQDFLAAQAGLLNPFFFVGAVWAAVAFWRRERRDPLMIYLFSMGAPVFLLYFALAFRSRVLPNWIAVAVVPSFCLAAIHWDSRWRAGARAVKGWLVAGLGVGLAVVIVAHETDLVGKITGHPLSPKPDPLTRVRAYKEMARVVGEARLKLLSEGKPVFIIANHYGITSQITFYLPEAKAGVPDHPLVYFRSSARPENQFYFWPGYGNRKGQNAIFVQEAHTPQPPPERIQKEFASVTDLGIHDIKYRDRIFHQIQIFECRGLR; from the coding sequence TCATCAATCTGACGTTGAGCAATCCGTTGTTTGACCGGGCGATGCCATTTTTCAGCGGCAACTCGCTGTTTGTTCCGCTGTTGATCCTGGCGGCAGCGATTCTGGTCTGCCGGGAGGGTGTTCGTGGCCGCATCTGCCTCATCATGCTCGTGCTGGCGGTTTGCCTCGGCGATCCGCTTATCGTCAACACCATCAAACACGCGGTCGGACGCCTGCGGCCGTTCAACGATATTTCAGATGCGGTTACGCGCGTCGGGCGCGGAGGAAGTTTCAGCATGCCGTCGGCGCACGCCGCCAACTGGTTCGCCGCAACGATGGTGATGTTCGTTTATTATCGGCGCAGTGTGTTCTTCATGCTGCCGCTGGCGGCATTGGTCGGTTTTTCCCGCATCTATAACGGCGTGCATTATCCGACCGACGTAATCGTCGGCGCGTTGCTGGGCATGAGCTACGGCGCGCTCCTCGTCTTCGCACTGGACGCGTCGTGGCGCTGGGCTGGACAGCGCTGGTTTCCGCTCTGGTGGCAGCGCCTGCCATCGCTCCGAAATCCCGGCTCGCGGGCGGAATCACCCGACACCGACATTGAACAAACGCCGGCCGCCAGCCAGGAATCGTCGGTTGACCAACACTGGCTGCGTTTTGGCTACGCGTTGATCGGGCTGCTGCTGTTTGTCGGCCTCGCTTATATCGCCAGTGGAAAAATCGAACTTAGCGAGGACGAGGCTTATCAATGGCTCTGGTCGAAACATCTCGCGCTTTCGTATTACAGCAAACCGCCGCTCATCGCTTACACCCAATTTCTCGGCACCTGGCTTTGGGGTGACAACGAATTCGGCGTGCGGTTTTTCTCGCCCGTCATCGCGGCGATACTGTCCGTGATGTTGCTGCGTTTTTTTGCGCGTGAAGCCAGCGCGCGACTCGGCGCGCTGCTGGTTATGGTGGCAACGGCCACCCCCCTGCTGGCGATCGGTTCGACGCTGATGACCGTTGATCCGCTCACGGTTTTGTTTTGGACAGCGGCCATGATCTCCGGCTGGCGCGCCGTCCAACTCGATTCCATGCGACACTGGCTCTGGACGGGGCTTTGGATGGGACTCGGCTTCTTGAGCAAGTATTCCTCGCCATTGCAATGGCTTTGCTGGGCGGTCTTTTTCGTCTTGTGGAAACCGGCGCGCGCACAATTGAAGCGTCCGGGGCCGTATCTTGCGCTTCTGGTCAACGCGGTATGCACACTGCCGGTGCTGCTGTGGAATGCCCGGCACGGCTGGATCACCATGACGCACCTGAGCGAGCGCGGCGGATTGGACGGAGAATGGCATCCGACAATGCGCTATCTCCAGGATTTTCTCGCCGCGCAGGCGGGTTTGCTGAACCCATTTTTTTTCGTCGGCGCCGTCTGGGCAGCCGTGGCCTTTTGGCGCCGTGAAAGGCGAGATCCGCTTATGATTTATCTCTTCAGCATGGGCGCTCCCGTCTTTCTGCTGTATTTTGCGCTCGCCTTTCGTTCGCGCGTCCTTCCGAACTGGATCGCCGTCGCTGTCGTCCCATCGTTCTGCCTCGCGGCGATTCACTGGGACTCGCGCTGGCGCGCCGGGGCGCGCGCGGTCAAGGGCTGGCTCGTTGCCGGTCTCGGTGTCGGTCTGGCCGTGGTCATCGTCGCGCACGAAACCGACCTGGTCGGCAAAATCACCGGCCACCCGCTTTCGCCGAAGCCTGATCCGTTGACCCGGGTTCGCGCCTACAAAGAAATGGCGCGAGTGGTGGGCGAAGCTCGCTTGAAGCTGTTGTCGGAAGGAAAGCCGGTCTTCATCATCGCGAACCATTATGGGATCACGAGTCAGATTACGTTTTACCTTCCCGAGGCCAAGGCTGGTGTGCCGGACCATCCGCTCGTTTATTTTCGTTCATCGGCCCGGCCCGAGAACCAGTTTTACTTCTGGCCTGGCTACGGGAACCGCAAGGGCCAGAACGCCATTTTTGTCCAGGAAGCTCACACACCGCAGCCGCCGCCGGAAAGAATTCAGAAAGAGTTTGCGAGTGTGACCGATTTGGGGATACACGACATCAAGTACCGTGACCGTATCTTCCACCAGATCCAGATATTCGAATGTCGCGGCCTCCGATGA